The region TGACTTCATAAATTTTCTCAACGCCGTCTTTGCCCAACTTCACCGGCACGCCGCAATACACATTTTTCAAGCCATATTCGCCGTTGAGCCACGCCGCGCACGGCAATACACGTTTAGAATCGCGAATCACAGATTCGGCCATTTCCGCTACGGCGGCAGAAGGCGCATAATAGGCGCTGCCTTCTTTCAAATATTTCACGATTTCCGCGCCGCCGTTGCGGGCGCGATCGACGATGGCGTTGATGCGATCGGCGCTCATCAACTCGGTCAGCGGAATGCCGCCCACCGTGGTCAAACGCGGCAGCGGCACCATGTCATCGCCGTGGCCGCCCAACACCAGCGCGCTAATGTCGCGCACCGACACGCCCAATTCCATCGAGATAAACGTACGATAGCGCGCGGTATCCAGCACGCCCGCCATACCGAACACCCGGTTTGGTTCGAAACCGCTGACTTTCATCGCGACGTATGTCATGACATCCAGCGGGTTGGTGACCACGATGATTTTGCATTGCGGCGAATGATTGGCGATGTTCTCGGTTACAGTTTTGACGATGCCCGCATTCTTTTCCTGCAAATCATCGCGGCTCATGCCGGGCTTGCGCGCCAGGCCCGCGGTAATCACGACAAGATCGGAATTTTTGGTGAGGGAATAATCATTTGTCGAGCCAATCACTTTGCAATCAAATCCCTCTACCGGGGCCGATTCCCACAAATCCAGGCCTTTACCC is a window of Cytophagia bacterium CHB2 DNA encoding:
- the mdh gene encoding malate dehydrogenase, which encodes MKITVVGAGHVGATTALRVAEKRLANEVVLIDILEGIPAGKGLDLWESAPVEGFDCKVIGSTNDYSLTKNSDLVVITAGLARKPGMSRDDLQEKNAGIVKTVTENIANHSPQCKIIVVTNPLDVMTYVAMKVSGFEPNRVFGMAGVLDTARYRTFISMELGVSVRDISALVLGGHGDDMVPLPRLTTVGGIPLTELMSADRINAIVDRARNGGAEIVKYLKEGSAYYAPSAAVAEMAESVIRDSKRVLPCAAWLNGEYGLKNVYCGVPVKLGKDGVEKIYEVKLNEAELKMLQESAGHVQASIAKLKL